Proteins co-encoded in one Bacillus infantis NRRL B-14911 genomic window:
- a CDS encoding glycerol-3-phosphate dehydrogenase/oxidase has protein sequence MKFTNLQRHDIKGKIQKGPLDLLVIGGGITGAGIALDAALRGMKVAVVEMQDFAAGTSSRSTKLVHGGLRYLKQFEIGVVAEVGKERAIVYENGPHVTTPEWMLLPFYKGGTFGPFTTNIGLRVYDFLAGVKKDERRKMMKPEEALKREPLLKREGMNGAGYYVEYKTDDARLTLEVMKRAVEKGALALNYMKVTDLVYENSAVAGVKAEDLTDGTVQEIRAKKIVNAAGPWVDTLREIDHSKKGKSLQLTKGIHLVFDGKRFPLKQAVYFDTPDGRMVFAIPREGKTYVGTTDTVYKGNIAHPRMTVADRDYVLGAIDFMFPDVKITADDVESSWSGLRPLIHEDGKSPSEISRKDEIFVSHSGFISIAGGKLTGYRKMAESIVDLVAKQLGEEDEADYPKTATMHLPISGGDVGGSEGFKSFMTNKVSEGKELGLTEEAARKLVQRYGSNVDIVFDIYKNGKEKALAENLDPVVYAGLRYSIDYEMAYKPVDFFIRRTGALFFDIGWVREHKDAVIMFMKKEFSWSEEQAAAYTEELDVLIYEASHPIEKEEF, from the coding sequence ATGAAATTCACCAACTTACAAAGACATGATATAAAGGGAAAAATACAGAAGGGGCCATTGGACCTTCTTGTCATCGGCGGCGGGATTACAGGCGCTGGAATCGCGCTGGATGCCGCCCTGAGAGGGATGAAGGTGGCTGTCGTTGAAATGCAGGACTTTGCTGCCGGTACATCCAGCAGAAGCACAAAGCTTGTCCACGGCGGACTGCGCTACTTGAAGCAATTTGAAATTGGGGTTGTCGCAGAAGTCGGCAAAGAGCGGGCCATTGTGTATGAGAACGGGCCGCATGTCACCACACCGGAATGGATGCTGCTTCCGTTCTATAAGGGAGGCACTTTCGGACCATTCACAACGAATATCGGCCTGAGGGTATATGACTTCCTTGCCGGTGTCAAAAAGGACGAAAGAAGAAAAATGATGAAGCCGGAAGAAGCCCTGAAGCGGGAACCGCTGTTAAAGCGCGAGGGGATGAATGGCGCAGGCTATTATGTTGAATATAAAACAGATGATGCCCGCCTGACTCTTGAAGTCATGAAAAGAGCGGTTGAAAAAGGGGCGCTTGCACTCAATTATATGAAAGTCACTGATCTTGTCTATGAAAACAGTGCAGTGGCAGGTGTGAAAGCGGAAGATCTGACCGATGGAACGGTACAGGAAATCCGGGCAAAGAAAATCGTCAATGCAGCAGGCCCATGGGTAGACACACTGAGGGAAATTGACCATAGCAAAAAAGGCAAATCGCTGCAGCTGACGAAGGGGATCCATCTTGTATTCGACGGCAAAAGATTTCCGCTGAAACAGGCCGTGTACTTTGACACGCCTGACGGCCGCATGGTCTTTGCCATCCCGCGTGAAGGCAAGACTTATGTAGGCACCACAGATACGGTCTACAAAGGGAATATTGCCCATCCAAGAATGACGGTGGCAGACCGGGATTATGTCCTTGGTGCGATTGACTTCATGTTCCCTGATGTGAAGATCACGGCTGATGATGTGGAATCAAGCTGGTCGGGATTAAGGCCGCTGATTCATGAAGACGGGAAATCACCTTCTGAAATCTCGCGCAAGGACGAAATCTTTGTGTCGCATTCCGGATTCATTTCCATCGCCGGCGGCAAACTGACAGGCTACCGGAAAATGGCGGAAAGCATCGTCGATCTAGTGGCAAAGCAGCTGGGTGAAGAAGATGAAGCAGACTATCCTAAAACAGCCACGATGCACCTGCCAATATCCGGCGGCGATGTGGGCGGTTCTGAAGGATTTAAGTCATTTATGACAAACAAAGTGAGCGAAGGAAAAGAGCTGGGCTTGACCGAAGAAGCAGCAAGGAAGCTTGTTCAGCGCTATGGCTCCAACGTGGACATCGTCTTTGATATCTATAAAAACGGCAAAGAAAAGGCTTTGGCAGAAAATCTTGATCCAGTCGTCTACGCGGGCTTAAGATACAGCATTGACTACGAAATGGCCTACAAGCCTGTCGACTTCTTCATCAGAAGGACAGGGGCCCTCTTCTTTGACATCGGGTGGGTCCGGGAACATAAGGATGCTGTGATCATGTTCATGAAAAAAGAATTCAGCTGGTCAGAGGAACAGGCAGCAGCTTACACAGAAGAGCTGGATGTACTGATTTATGAGGCCTCACATCCAATTGAAAAGGAAGAATTTTAA
- a CDS encoding GbsR/MarR family transcriptional regulator, with amino-acid sequence MHNEELVAQARERVIESVARNMHLYGVPASIGRIYGTLYFENKPMTLDELKEELEMSKTSMSTGVRTLLELNMVEKVWRKGERKDLYQVKGDWYQNFIDRFCTQWRKGTQMNLDASLRSLKDLEEVLSHTEDDETVKKAENHLQKITYAIEYYTWLNKVIDLFESREIFELTKSEDEKKEE; translated from the coding sequence ATGCATAACGAAGAATTGGTCGCACAGGCACGGGAGAGAGTCATTGAATCTGTCGCGAGAAACATGCATTTATACGGAGTTCCCGCCTCTATCGGGCGTATCTATGGAACCCTCTATTTTGAAAATAAACCCATGACATTGGATGAATTGAAGGAAGAGCTCGAAATGAGCAAAACCAGTATGTCCACTGGTGTCAGGACCCTGCTGGAATTAAATATGGTTGAAAAGGTCTGGCGAAAAGGAGAAAGAAAAGATTTATACCAGGTCAAAGGGGATTGGTACCAGAATTTCATCGATCGCTTTTGTACGCAATGGAGAAAAGGAACCCAGATGAACCTGGATGCCTCGCTTAGATCACTTAAGGACCTCGAAGAAGTCCTATCACATACAGAAGATGATGAAACGGTAAAGAAAGCCGAAAACCATCTTCAAAAGATCACTTACGCCATTGAATACTATACCTGGCTCAACAAAGTCATCGATCTTTTTGAATCAAGGGAGATCTTTGAACTGACAAAGTCTGAGGATGAAAAAAAGGAAGAGTAG
- a CDS encoding iron-siderophore ABC transporter substrate-binding protein produces MNAKRRFSIFTTFLIALLTFALAGCSDDQSNGNSESAGNSNTDKAESEEASAEYPIVIKHAFGETTIEEKPERVATIAWSNHDVALALGVVPVGFSAANYGVQDDSGMLPWTADALKELDADTPVIFQDTDGLDFEAIADVSPDVILAAYSGITQEEYDTLSEIAPVVAYQTSPWVASWREQVTYNSMGLGMEEEGKQLIADTEKLIADKVSEHPEVKGKKAAFVSFDASDLSKFYIYSPADPRGAFLSELEMEYPESLTSQMTDPNSFYIEVSAENADMLNDAEIIVSYGNDETLAALQADPILGKIPAVERGSVVIIGDNTPLAAAGTPSPLSIEYSIDEYLTLLSEAAGKVQ; encoded by the coding sequence ATGAATGCCAAACGAAGATTTTCTATTTTTACAACATTCCTGATCGCCTTGCTGACTTTTGCATTAGCTGGCTGTTCAGATGATCAATCAAATGGAAACTCAGAATCTGCCGGGAATTCCAACACAGATAAGGCTGAATCCGAAGAAGCTTCTGCTGAGTATCCAATCGTAATCAAACATGCTTTTGGCGAAACTACTATAGAAGAAAAACCTGAGCGCGTTGCTACGATTGCATGGTCGAACCATGACGTCGCTCTTGCTCTAGGCGTTGTGCCTGTAGGCTTCTCTGCTGCAAACTATGGTGTTCAGGATGACAGCGGGATGCTGCCTTGGACAGCGGATGCACTGAAAGAACTTGATGCCGATACCCCTGTTATTTTCCAGGATACTGACGGCCTTGATTTCGAAGCCATTGCTGATGTAAGCCCTGATGTGATCCTTGCGGCATACTCAGGCATCACTCAGGAAGAATATGATACACTAAGCGAAATTGCCCCAGTTGTTGCCTATCAGACAAGCCCTTGGGTGGCCTCATGGCGCGAGCAAGTAACCTATAATTCAATGGGCTTGGGCATGGAAGAAGAAGGCAAGCAGCTGATTGCCGATACAGAAAAACTGATTGCAGATAAAGTGAGCGAACATCCGGAGGTCAAAGGGAAGAAGGCTGCATTCGTAAGCTTTGATGCTTCTGATTTGTCCAAGTTTTATATCTACTCTCCAGCAGATCCGCGCGGTGCATTCCTTTCTGAGCTGGAGATGGAATATCCTGAAAGTCTCACAAGCCAAATGACTGATCCAAACAGCTTCTATATCGAAGTAAGTGCCGAAAATGCAGATATGCTGAACGATGCTGAAATTATCGTATCTTATGGAAATGATGAAACTCTTGCAGCCCTGCAGGCTGATCCTATCCTTGGAAAAATCCCTGCAGTAGAAAGAGGCTCTGTTGTCATCATCGGAGATAACACTCCGCTTGCAGCAGCAGGTACACCGAGCCCGCTCTCGATTGAATATTCCATTGACGAGTATCTGACATTGCTTTCAGAAGCTGCAGGCAAAGTTCAGTAA
- a CDS encoding FecCD family ABC transporter permease translates to MNHTSVSENKQLHLPKHFIMVLVLSMVLLGLCVLASLAFGSRIVGWNDLMDGLFHPEAESHGANVVRQRIARTVFSLMCGAALGVSGALMQSVTRNPIADPSILGVNTGAALFVVCGISFLDIGSAGQYIWLALAGAFITAIFVFGIGSMGSGGATPLKLVLAGAATSAALSSLVMAVMIPRSNVMDQFRFWQVGSVGAGNWNSVSIFIPFLIIGLLIAVFTAPGLNALALGDEAAKGLGVRTGTLRLSAAFGGVLLCGAATALAGPIGFIGLLATHLIRLVIGPDLRFVIPMSALSGAAILTIADVCGRVLGSPGELEVGVVTAFIGAPILILITMKAKMRAL, encoded by the coding sequence ATGAATCATACTTCCGTTTCAGAAAATAAGCAGCTGCATCTGCCGAAGCATTTCATCATGGTGCTGGTCCTTTCTATGGTCCTGCTCGGCTTATGCGTATTGGCTTCACTTGCTTTTGGATCCCGCATTGTGGGATGGAATGATCTGATGGACGGCTTATTCCATCCGGAAGCAGAGAGCCATGGAGCAAATGTGGTGCGCCAAAGAATTGCCAGGACTGTATTCAGCTTAATGTGCGGAGCGGCATTAGGAGTTTCCGGTGCCCTCATGCAGTCGGTCACCCGCAATCCAATTGCAGACCCAAGCATATTGGGAGTCAACACAGGGGCAGCCTTATTCGTTGTCTGCGGAATTTCCTTTTTGGATATAGGCAGTGCTGGCCAGTATATCTGGCTTGCATTGGCTGGTGCATTCATAACTGCCATTTTTGTATTCGGAATTGGTTCAATGGGGAGTGGCGGTGCCACGCCCCTTAAGCTCGTTTTAGCGGGTGCTGCCACAAGTGCTGCGTTATCATCCCTTGTGATGGCGGTTATGATTCCCCGCTCCAACGTGATGGATCAGTTCAGATTCTGGCAGGTGGGCAGTGTTGGGGCAGGAAATTGGAACTCTGTCTCCATTTTCATACCCTTTCTTATTATTGGACTGCTGATTGCCGTCTTCACAGCTCCAGGACTGAATGCACTGGCACTAGGTGATGAAGCCGCCAAGGGGCTGGGAGTCCGGACAGGAACCCTCAGGCTTTCCGCTGCCTTTGGCGGCGTCCTTTTATGCGGTGCGGCGACAGCGCTGGCAGGCCCCATCGGCTTTATCGGCCTGTTGGCCACACACCTGATCAGGCTCGTCATCGGCCCGGATCTGCGGTTTGTCATCCCGATGTCTGCTCTTTCAGGCGCAGCCATCTTAACCATAGCAGATGTGTGCGGCCGGGTACTGGGAAGTCCGGGAGAGCTTGAAGTCGGTGTTGTTACAGCCTTTATCGGGGCTCCTATATTGATCTTAATTACTATGAAAGCGAAAATGCGTGCGTTATGA
- a CDS encoding FecCD family ABC transporter permease: protein MMNESMNLIMMGRLKRRRRFVLVTSLLAMIAFSLCGTMLMLGNTIYPVSDVISVLMGEKVKGASFAVGTIRFPRMIAGVFTGFAFGAAGHVFQTMLRNPLANPNVIGITAGSSAAAVFCITVLHASDTFVSIASIIGGLTAVAVIFLLSKGSSFSIGRLILIGIGIQAMLDAAVSYLLLIGQQNDLPAAMRWLTGSLNGAKMEDLYPLMITVLIFAPIIMMLGKRLDMLELGEQAATSLGVDTNKTRLMLIISSVLIIALATAATGPIAFIAFLSGPIAKRLVGVGFSSIVPAGLVGIILVLAGDLIGQFAFDARYPVGVITGIIGAPYLIYLLIRMNRKGDL, encoded by the coding sequence ATGATGAATGAATCCATGAATCTTATTATGATGGGCAGACTAAAGAGACGACGCCGGTTTGTCCTTGTCACTTCGCTTCTTGCCATGATCGCCTTCTCCCTCTGCGGGACCATGCTTATGCTGGGAAACACGATTTATCCTGTTTCAGATGTCATCAGCGTGCTGATGGGCGAAAAAGTAAAAGGCGCTTCATTTGCAGTGGGCACCATACGCTTCCCGAGAATGATTGCAGGTGTTTTTACAGGGTTTGCTTTTGGCGCTGCGGGACATGTCTTCCAAACGATGCTCCGCAATCCCCTGGCAAACCCGAATGTGATCGGCATAACAGCCGGATCCAGCGCCGCTGCGGTTTTTTGCATCACCGTCCTCCACGCGAGCGATACCTTTGTTTCCATCGCATCAATTATCGGCGGGCTTACTGCAGTGGCTGTTATTTTTCTATTATCAAAAGGTTCTTCTTTCTCAATAGGCAGATTAATCCTGATCGGGATCGGCATCCAGGCCATGCTTGATGCTGCCGTATCCTACTTATTGCTGATTGGCCAGCAGAATGACCTCCCTGCTGCCATGAGATGGCTGACAGGGAGCCTGAACGGGGCGAAAATGGAAGATCTTTATCCGCTCATGATTACAGTCCTGATCTTTGCCCCCATCATCATGATGCTCGGGAAAAGGCTGGATATGCTGGAGCTTGGGGAACAGGCAGCCACCTCACTCGGGGTAGATACCAATAAGACGCGATTGATGCTCATCATCAGTTCAGTGCTGATCATTGCATTAGCTACCGCGGCCACAGGACCGATCGCATTCATCGCGTTCCTTTCCGGGCCCATTGCCAAGAGGCTGGTGGGGGTTGGATTCTCTAGCATCGTCCCGGCAGGCCTTGTCGGCATCATTTTAGTACTGGCAGGAGACCTTATCGGACAGTTCGCATTCGATGCCAGATATCCTGTAGGTGTGATCACAGGCATTATCGGTGCCCCATATTTGATCTACCTGCTGATCCGAATGAATCGAAAGGGTGATTTATAA
- a CDS encoding right-handed parallel beta-helix repeat-containing protein, producing the protein MNKWVAGLVLILVFLAIGMFINETETGTSPKKVLYVSPDGSDKNSGSKQKPLKTIQKAVDSAEPGTVVYVREGIYKEQVVIRESGSKNAPIMIKSYKKEKAVLDGTSLKANGDNQGLISIHNKSYITIDGFEVRNYKTAEEDVVPIGISVSGSGKGIRILRNHVHHIETLHDNGNAHGIAVYGTKAPEAIEDIEISENLVEDLKLGWSEAIVLNGNVSHFKVTKNIVRQSNNIGIDMIGFEGTSPREAYDQARNGLVSHNTVCGISSYGNPAYGPHYTAGGIYVDGGKDITIEENRVYQNDIGIEAASEHKGKSTSGISIRKNIIFENRSAGIAIGGYDEERGNTVKSSITDNVLYKNDREYQDGGQVLIQYNTKHNTIKNNIMVAGESGLLISSPFRKSEGNSINHNMYYVSGGEKKTRWIWEEKEISGFSEYQKKSRQDGNSVFQKPKFIDEGKKDLRLEK; encoded by the coding sequence TTGAATAAGTGGGTTGCAGGGCTGGTGCTGATCCTGGTTTTTTTGGCCATCGGAATGTTCATCAATGAAACGGAGACAGGGACTTCCCCGAAAAAAGTTCTATATGTGTCGCCGGACGGCAGCGACAAAAATTCGGGAAGCAAGCAAAAGCCTTTAAAAACCATACAAAAGGCAGTTGATTCAGCAGAGCCGGGAACTGTCGTTTATGTTAGAGAAGGTATTTATAAGGAGCAGGTTGTTATCAGGGAATCCGGATCCAAGAATGCGCCTATTATGATTAAGTCATATAAAAAAGAGAAAGCAGTATTGGACGGAACAAGCCTTAAGGCAAACGGGGACAACCAAGGTCTGATATCCATCCATAATAAAAGTTATATTACGATTGACGGGTTTGAAGTCAGAAACTATAAAACAGCGGAAGAAGATGTGGTGCCGATCGGCATCTCTGTCAGCGGCAGCGGAAAGGGTATCCGGATTTTGCGGAATCATGTTCACCATATTGAGACGCTACATGATAACGGCAATGCCCACGGGATTGCAGTCTATGGAACAAAGGCGCCGGAAGCAATTGAAGATATAGAGATTTCGGAGAACCTCGTAGAGGACTTAAAGCTTGGCTGGAGTGAAGCAATTGTATTAAACGGGAATGTGAGCCATTTTAAAGTGACCAAAAATATCGTCAGGCAGAGTAATAACATCGGAATTGATATGATCGGATTTGAAGGAACATCGCCCCGGGAGGCTTATGACCAGGCCAGGAATGGACTTGTCAGCCATAATACCGTCTGCGGGATATCGAGCTACGGCAACCCTGCATATGGCCCCCATTATACAGCCGGCGGCATTTATGTGGATGGAGGAAAGGATATAACAATTGAGGAGAACCGGGTCTATCAGAATGATATCGGCATCGAAGCAGCCAGTGAACATAAAGGGAAGTCGACAAGCGGGATAAGTATCCGCAAAAATATAATCTTTGAAAATAGAAGTGCCGGCATTGCCATAGGCGGGTATGACGAGGAAAGAGGCAATACGGTTAAATCCAGCATTACTGATAATGTACTGTATAAGAATGACAGGGAATATCAGGATGGCGGGCAAGTGCTCATTCAATACAATACAAAACATAATACAATCAAGAATAATATCATGGTTGCGGGTGAATCGGGACTTTTGATCAGCAGCCCTTTCAGGAAAAGTGAAGGCAACAGCATCAACCATAATATGTATTATGTTAGCGGCGGAGAAAAGAAAACACGTTGGATATGGGAAGAAAAAGAGATCTCCGGATTCAGTGAGTATCAAAAGAAAAGCCGGCAGGACGGCAATAGTGTGTTTCAAAAACCGAAATTTATAGATGAAGGAAAGAAAGACTTGCGTCTGGAAAAATAG
- the glpK gene encoding glycerol kinase GlpK, which yields MGKYILALDQGTTSSRAILFDKNGEIVETAQQEFEQFFPKPGWVEHDASEIWTSILACMASVLRKADVGPEEIAGIGITNQRETAVVWDKHTGKPVYHAIVWQSRQTEPICRDLREQGYNDLFNSKTGLLLDPYFSGTKVKWILDHVEGAREKAENGDLLFGTIDTWLVYKLSGGKVHVTDYSNASRTLMYNIYDLKWDEELLDILTVPKSMLPEVRPSSEVYAHTVDYHFFGHNVPIAGIAGDQQAALFGQACFEKGMAKNTYGTGCFMLMNTGEEPVKSSHGLLTTLAWGVDGKVEYALEGSIFVAGSAIQWLRDGMRMIDSASASEQYALRVDSTEGVYVVPAFVGLGTPYWDSDARGAVFGLTRGTTKEHFIRATLESLAYQTRDVLDSMAADSGTEVKSLRVDGGVVKNNFLMQFQSDILGAPVDRPVVNETTALGAAFLAGLAVGYWSKKEEITAHWKKDRTFTAEMAEETREELYKGWKKAVAATREYK from the coding sequence ATGGGGAAATACATCTTGGCACTTGATCAGGGCACAACCAGTTCCCGTGCCATATTATTCGATAAAAACGGTGAGATTGTGGAAACGGCTCAGCAGGAATTTGAGCAATTTTTTCCAAAGCCAGGGTGGGTAGAGCATGATGCCAGCGAAATCTGGACCTCGATCCTTGCCTGTATGGCATCCGTCCTGCGGAAGGCTGATGTGGGACCGGAGGAAATAGCGGGCATCGGCATCACGAATCAGCGTGAAACCGCGGTTGTCTGGGATAAGCACACGGGGAAGCCCGTTTACCATGCCATCGTCTGGCAGTCCCGTCAGACAGAGCCTATTTGCCGCGACCTGCGGGAGCAGGGATATAATGATCTGTTCAATAGTAAAACCGGCCTTCTTCTGGACCCTTATTTTTCAGGTACAAAAGTAAAGTGGATTCTTGATCATGTGGAAGGTGCAAGAGAGAAGGCAGAAAACGGCGATCTGCTGTTTGGCACCATTGATACTTGGCTGGTATATAAGCTTTCCGGGGGGAAGGTTCATGTGACTGATTATTCCAATGCCTCCCGGACCTTGATGTACAATATTTATGATTTGAAGTGGGATGAAGAGCTTCTTGACATCCTGACTGTACCAAAAAGCATGCTTCCTGAAGTCCGCCCATCTTCTGAAGTGTATGCCCATACAGTGGACTATCACTTCTTCGGGCATAATGTCCCGATTGCGGGCATCGCCGGCGATCAGCAGGCCGCTCTGTTCGGCCAGGCCTGCTTTGAAAAAGGGATGGCGAAGAACACTTACGGAACCGGCTGCTTTATGCTGATGAATACCGGTGAAGAACCTGTTAAATCGAGCCATGGGCTGCTTACGACGCTTGCATGGGGCGTGGATGGGAAAGTTGAATATGCACTTGAAGGCAGCATCTTTGTAGCGGGGTCGGCCATCCAATGGCTGCGCGACGGCATGAGGATGATCGACAGTGCTTCAGCCAGCGAGCAGTATGCACTGAGGGTCGATTCTACAGAAGGCGTCTATGTGGTCCCTGCCTTTGTCGGACTGGGGACACCGTATTGGGACAGCGATGCCCGCGGTGCGGTTTTCGGCCTGACCAGGGGGACGACAAAAGAGCATTTTATCCGGGCGACCCTGGAATCGCTCGCCTATCAGACAAGAGATGTGCTGGACAGCATGGCTGCAGATTCCGGTACAGAGGTGAAATCCCTGCGGGTAGACGGCGGTGTGGTCAAAAATAACTTCCTGATGCAATTCCAGAGCGACATCCTCGGCGCCCCTGTAGACCGCCCGGTTGTCAATGAAACGACCGCACTGGGGGCTGCTTTCCTAGCCGGCCTGGCTGTAGGCTACTGGTCCAAAAAAGAGGAAATCACAGCACACTGGAAAAAGGACCGCACTTTCACGGCAGAAATGGCCGAAGAGACGCGCGAAGAACTCTATAAAGGCTGGAAAAAAGCTGTGGCGGCCACCCGTGAGTATAAATGA
- a CDS encoding ABC transporter ATP-binding protein has product MKPTHDFRAEGVTAGYDQKTILHDISISIPSSQISIIIGANGCGKSTLLKTMARLIKPDSGQVTLGGKPIHKIPPKQLARVLGLLPQTPIVPEGITVADLVGRGRFPHQSFLKGWTKKDYEAVAEAMELMKITEFADRHIDELSGGQRQRVWIAMALAQQTDILFLDEPTTYLDITYQVEILDLLTDLNRKHGTTIVMVLHDINLSARYADHIFALDKGKLVAEGAPSEVITSKLIEDIFGLHCTVVEDPVAGCPSVVPIGRHHVKREFAYN; this is encoded by the coding sequence ATGAAACCGACACATGATTTCCGGGCTGAAGGAGTCACTGCCGGATATGATCAGAAAACCATCCTGCATGATATAAGCATCAGCATTCCCAGCAGCCAAATAAGCATCATCATCGGTGCCAACGGCTGCGGTAAATCGACCCTGCTCAAAACAATGGCAAGGCTGATCAAACCTGATTCCGGGCAGGTTACCCTGGGAGGTAAGCCCATTCATAAAATTCCGCCAAAACAGCTGGCCCGGGTCCTCGGGCTTCTTCCTCAAACACCGATTGTTCCTGAGGGAATAACGGTTGCAGACCTGGTTGGACGCGGAAGATTCCCGCACCAGTCTTTTCTGAAAGGCTGGACTAAGAAGGATTATGAAGCTGTTGCTGAAGCAATGGAGCTGATGAAGATCACTGAATTTGCCGACCGCCATATCGATGAACTCTCAGGCGGCCAAAGACAGCGTGTCTGGATTGCCATGGCGCTGGCACAGCAGACTGACATCCTGTTCCTGGATGAGCCGACAACCTACTTGGATATCACCTACCAGGTCGAGATCCTCGACCTGCTGACAGACCTTAACCGGAAGCACGGAACGACAATCGTCATGGTCCTTCATGATATCAACCTGTCTGCCCGTTATGCAGACCATATTTTTGCTCTCGATAAAGGAAAGCTTGTGGCAGAGGGAGCGCCATCAGAGGTTATTACAAGCAAATTGATCGAAGATATTTTCGGCCTTCACTGTACGGTTGTAGAAGACCCTGTTGCAGGATGCCCATCTGTAGTGCCTATAGGGCGCCATCATGTAAAAAGGGAATTTGCCTATAATTGA